The following are from one region of the Periophthalmus magnuspinnatus isolate fPerMag1 chromosome 5, fPerMag1.2.pri, whole genome shotgun sequence genome:
- the LOC117371479 gene encoding PRELI domain containing protein 3B-like, with translation MKIWTSEHIFNHPWETVTNAAMQKYPNPMNPSVIGVDVLDRSIDSQGRLHSTRLLSTEWGLPSIVKSIIGNSRTYTYVQEHSVVNPEEKTFELQSTNITFTNLVSVDEKLTYKPHPEDPDKTILTQEAIISVKGVSLSSYLEGVMASTISTNAGKGREAMEWVIRRLNSEIEELAATARGTIRTPMAAAAVTEK, from the exons ATGAAGATTTGGACATCGGAACACATCTTCAA CCATCCATGGGAAACTGTGACCAATGCTGCTATGCAGAAGTATCCAAACCCCATGAATCCCAGCGTCATTGGTGTTGATGTTTTGGACCGATCTATTGACTCACAAGGTCGTCTACACAGTACAAGACTTCTCAGCACAGAGTGGGGCCTTCCATCTATAGTGAAATCT ATCATTGGGAACTCTCGAACATACACTTATGTTCAAGAGCATTCAGTCGTGAACCCTGAAGAGAAGACATTTGAACTTCAGTCTACTAAT ATTACTTTTACAAACTTGGTTTCTGTGGATGAGAAGTTAACATACAAGCCTCATCCAGAAGATCCAGACAA AACTATACTGACACAGGAAGCTATCATCTCAGTAAAAGGAGTAAGTCTAAGCAGCTACTTGGAGGGAGTTATGGCTAGCACCATCTCTACTAATGCTGGAAAG GGCCGTGAAGCAATGGAGTGGGTAATAAGACGTTTGAATTCTGAAATTGAAGAACTAGCAGCTACAGCCCGTGGAACCATACGTACTCCTATGGCAGCAGCCGCAGTCACAGAGAAATGA
- the tubb1 gene encoding tubulin beta-1 chain, which produces MREIVHLQIGQCGNQIGSKFWEVICEEHGINAVGIYEGDSSLQLERANVYFNEAHGGKYVPRALLVDLEPGTMDSVRGSQIGPLFRPDNFIHGNSGAGNNWAKGHYTEGAELVEQVIDRVRNESESCDCLQGFQLVHSLGGGTGSGMGTLIINKIREEYPDRIMNSFSVMPSPKVSDTVVEPYNATLSVHQLLENTDETFCIDNEALYDICFRTLKLTTPTYGDLNHLVSLTMSGVTTSLRFPGQLNADLRKLAVNMVPFPRLHFFMPGFAPLTPRGSQQYRALTVPELTQQMFDARNMMTACDPRRGRYLTAAGIFRGRMSTKEVDEQMLAIQQKNSNYFVDWIPHNVKVAVCDIPPRGLKMSSTFIGNNTAIQEIFRRVGEQFSLMFRRKAFLHWYTGEGMDEMEFTEAENNLNDLVSEYQQYQDATAEMDGDGEEEEEEVPFSRPAANVQPQMDVRLETVTEISEISKETIES; this is translated from the exons ATGCGAGAAATTGTACATCTCCAAATTGGACAATGTGGCAACCAGATTGGCTCAAAG TTTTGGGAAGTGATCTGTGAAGAACATGGCATCAATGCTGTAGGAATCTATGAAGGAGACTCCAGTTTACAGCTGGAGAGGGCCAATGTCTACTTCAATGAGGCTCATG gtGGAAAATACGTGCCCCGAGCTCTACTTGTTGATCTGGAGCCAGGAACTATGGACAGTGTCAGAGGAAGTCAAATTGGTCCCCTTTTTAGACCTGATAATTTCATTCATG GAAACTCTGGAGCAGGGAACAACTGGGCAAAAGGCCACTACACTGAGGGGGCTGAGCTTGTGGAGCAGGTGATAGACCGGGTGAGGAATGAGAGTGAGAGCTGTGACTGCCTCCAGGGCTTCCAGCTGGTCCACTCTTTGGGCGGTGGCACCGGCTCAGGCATGGGCACCCTAATTATCAACAAGATCAGAGAAGAGTACCCAGACCGCATCATGAACAGCTTCAGTGTTATGCCATCACCAAAAGTTTCAGACACAGTTGTGGAACCCTACAATGCCACATTGTCCGTGCATCAACTCCTGGAAAACACTGATGAGACCTTCTGCATCGACAATGAAGCCCTCTATGATATATGCTTTCGTACACTGAAGCTCACAACGCCAACTTATGGAGATCTCAACCATCTTGTCTCTTTGACAATGAGCGGGGTAACTACTTCGCTCAGGTTTCCAGGGCAGCTCAATGCAGATTTGAGAAAGCTAGCCGTTAACATGGTGCCATTTCCCCGTCTTCATTTCTTCATGCCGGGCTTTGCCCCTTTAACTCCTCGTGGAAGCCAGCAGTATAGAGCACTGACCGTTCCCGAGCTTACACAGCAAATGTTTGATGCACGCAATATGATGACCGCATGTGACCCCAGAAGAGGTCGCTACCTCACAGCGGCAGGTATATTTCGTGGACGTATGTCAACTAAAGAAGTGGATGAACAAATGCTTGCAATCCAACAGAAAAATAGCAACTACTTTGTGGACTGGATCCCTCATAATGTCAAGGTGGCTGTGTGTGATATCCCACCACGTGGTCTCAAAATGTCATCCACATTCATCGGCAATAACACAGCAATTCAAGAGATATTTAGACGGGTGGGTGAGCAGTTTTCACTCATGTTTAGGCGCAAGGCGTTTCTGCATTGGTACACTGGAGAAGGTATGGATGAAATGGAGTTCACAGAAGCTGAGAACAACTTGAATGACCTAGTGTCAGAGTACCAACAGTACCAAGATGCTACAGCAGAAATGGATGGAGatggtgaggaagaggaggaggaggtgccctTTTCACGACCCGCAGCCAACGTGCAGCCCCAAATGGATGTTCGATTGGAAACAGTGACTGAGATAAGTGAGATAAGTAAGGAGACAATAGAGTCATAG